The Gemmatimonadaceae bacterium genome includes a window with the following:
- a CDS encoding 2'-5' RNA ligase family protein, whose amino-acid sequence MIADLFGPEADRIAAIQRELDPKFAALFRPHVTLAGSSGVGVLASGTPVSEIEVALSRVGAAVAPLDFTFGAPERFPATNIIMLPLPVHGPVRWLHDAIATCGLPFAAPKFAFTPHCTVHFFRTMTDAAWARARRFRVRAPIWVERIQAYETRDPQPARLLCEITLRGQSA is encoded by the coding sequence GTGATTGCCGACCTGTTCGGACCCGAAGCAGACCGGATAGCCGCCATCCAACGCGAGCTCGACCCCAAGTTCGCGGCGCTCTTCCGGCCGCACGTCACGCTGGCAGGATCGAGCGGGGTCGGGGTGCTCGCGTCTGGCACTCCGGTTTCCGAGATCGAAGTGGCGTTGTCGCGTGTCGGGGCAGCGGTGGCGCCGCTGGATTTCACCTTCGGGGCGCCGGAGCGCTTTCCCGCCACGAACATCATCATGCTGCCGCTGCCGGTGCATGGCCCGGTGCGCTGGCTGCACGACGCCATCGCCACCTGCGGGCTGCCCTTCGCGGCCCCGAAGTTTGCGTTCACGCCGCACTGCACCGTGCACTTCTTCCGCACCATGACCGACGCGGCGTGGGCGCGCGCGCGCCGCTTCCGCGTGCGGGCTCCGATCTGGGTCGAGCGCATCCAGGCCTACGAGACGCGCGACCCGCAGCCGGCGCGGCTGCTTTGTGAGATCACCCTGCGCGGCCAATCCGCGTGA